The proteins below come from a single Spiroplasma endosymbiont of Atherix ibis genomic window:
- a CDS encoding MutH/Sau3AI family endonuclease — MDDKQYKQYLLEIYEIAQKAKGKTLRELANKNIDKIRYFDNKDKVKHFLQQAIFNMPLLSKVEYTFEDLQLELKPVALKRNKYDELIVKERLLLNDIYYDEIVNEIFKDSKCINRNQLLLIITYIYDYEKDFLDFKIHDAFIIDISRQKEFLLIVNDWIAIQEKVKKGKAEELNEGFTKILCSSTKSQSRIDLKKQPYSNVLARFRSYSFNINFLKEIISRHKNKVEYINEIFEEKEIKDIVEFKHEQIEEYMTSIIGKDISNYTQSKANQKHQIAFEKFLKENNRDLYNFLKITNFKLIHKLTQNSNLQEQITTNYELDPFEIMNDEFEESTFYQDIILKNYLVIMIEKDTNKILNFKLFNLNEQDIKNAQLVFYNTRKEIEKLIKENKLNKEEPNFVKTKDNLSISLRKSKKNEYATYKVNEKDFKLPAYEFIINKNVIFK, encoded by the coding sequence AAATATATGAAATAGCTCAAAAAGCTAAAGGAAAAACTTTAAGAGAACTTGCAAATAAAAATATTGATAAAATAAGATATTTTGACAATAAAGATAAAGTAAAACATTTTCTTCAACAAGCAATATTTAATATGCCTCTATTAAGTAAAGTAGAATATACTTTTGAAGATCTTCAATTAGAATTAAAGCCAGTTGCTTTAAAAAGAAATAAATATGATGAATTAATAGTAAAAGAGCGTTTACTTTTAAATGATATTTACTATGATGAAATAGTAAATGAAATATTTAAAGATTCGAAATGTATTAATAGAAATCAATTACTTTTAATCATAACTTATATTTATGATTACGAAAAAGATTTTTTGGATTTTAAAATTCATGATGCTTTTATAATAGATATTTCTAGACAAAAAGAATTTTTATTAATAGTAAATGACTGAATTGCTATTCAAGAGAAAGTAAAAAAAGGAAAAGCAGAAGAATTAAATGAAGGATTTACAAAAATTCTTTGCTCTTCAACTAAAAGTCAAAGTAGAATTGATTTAAAAAAACAGCCCTATTCAAATGTACTTGCAAGATTTAGAAGTTATTCATTTAATATTAATTTTTTAAAAGAAATTATTTCAAGGCACAAAAATAAAGTTGAATATATTAATGAAATTTTTGAAGAAAAAGAAATAAAAGATATTGTTGAATTTAAACATGAACAAATTGAAGAATATATGACAAGTATAATTGGAAAAGATATTTCAAATTATACACAATCAAAAGCAAACCAAAAACATCAAATTGCTTTTGAAAAATTTTTAAAAGAGAATAATCGTGATTTATATAATTTTTTAAAAATTACAAATTTTAAATTAATACATAAGTTAACTCAAAACAGTAATTTACAAGAACAAATTACAACCAATTATGAATTAGACCCTTTTGAAATAATGAATGATGAATTTGAAGAAAGTACATTTTATCAAGATATAATATTAAAAAATTATTTAGTAATTATGATTGAAAAAGATACTAATAAAATACTAAACTTTAAACTATTTAATTTAAATGAACAAGATATAAAAAATGCTCAATTAGTTTTTTATAATACTAGAAAAGAAATTGAAAAATTAATCAAAGAAAATAAATTAAATAAAGAAGAGCCTAATTTTGTAAAAACAAAAGATAATCTATCAATTAGTTTAAGAAAAAGTAAAAAAAATGAATATGCAACTTATAAAGTCAACGAAAAAGATTTTAAGCTTCCTGCATATGAATTTATAATTAACAAAAATGTAATTTTTAAATAA
- a CDS encoding lipoprotein, with the protein MKKLLGLLGAAGLVATTSATVVACGNKASDVTLSETNLSKEFSVKTSKITADGTITFKLAKDSVLNVEVKAGSQKAGEVIIVVSTTADKVKDKEVKETVDVIHKVKDSTKSEETVSSVSVKIEAKKASTGKIKLDTADFKLTATNSTTNAEVIAALKKFKGLEKVVEKIDVKITKTNATLSAKGSIKIEAVGTSTLVEASKTFEIDQLVKVDLSTVKNLLTPTNDTTVDEVIRALKTVKGLEEVALTTDVKITKINAGTSLDGSIVIEAVVTSTLVSGKLDLVIARS; encoded by the coding sequence ATGAAAAAATTATTAGGATTATTAGGTGCAGCAGGATTAGTTGCAACTACAAGTGCAACAGTTGTTGCTTGTGGAAACAAAGCAAGTGATGTTACTTTAAGTGAAACTAATTTATCAAAAGAATTTTCAGTTAAAACAAGTAAAATTACAGCTGATGGAACAATTACTTTCAAACTAGCTAAAGATTCAGTTTTAAATGTAGAAGTTAAAGCTGGTTCACAAAAAGCAGGAGAAGTAATTATTGTAGTTTCAACTACAGCAGATAAAGTAAAAGATAAAGAAGTTAAAGAAACAGTTGATGTTATTCATAAAGTTAAAGATTCAACTAAAAGTGAAGAAACAGTTTCATCAGTTTCAGTTAAAATTGAAGCTAAAAAAGCATCTACAGGAAAAATTAAATTAGATACAGCTGATTTTAAATTAACAGCAACAAATTCTACAACAAATGCAGAAGTAATTGCAGCTTTAAAAAAATTTAAAGGACTTGAAAAAGTAGTAGAAAAAATAGATGTTAAAATTACTAAAACAAATGCTACTTTAAGTGCAAAAGGATCAATTAAAATCGAAGCAGTTGGAACTTCAACATTAGTTGAAGCTTCAAAAACTTTTGAAATTGATCAATTAGTAAAAGTTGATTTATCAACAGTTAAAAATTTATTAACTCCAACAAATGATACAACAGTTGATGAAGTTATTAGGGCTTTAAAAACAGTTAAAGGACTTGAAGAAGTAGCATTAACAACAGATGTTAAAATTACTAAAATAAATGCTGGTACATCATTAGATGGATCAATTGTAATCGAAGCAGTTGTAACTTCAACATTAGTTTCAGGTAAATTAGATTTAGTAATTGCTAGATCATAG
- a CDS encoding PQ-loop repeat-containing protein, which translates to MLSSQSKEMASLILGWIGFATSFSMLMPQVIKVCITKNTKALSPIMFFLTFLNSCIWTSYAFFTKETPDLQVGCANLAVMGASLFILIFIICNKVKDKITLNRLKKDKKINENLEEISVTEIQNENELLSEEIINMQK; encoded by the coding sequence TTGCTTTCATCACAAAGTAAAGAAATGGCTAGTTTAATTCTTGGATGAATTGGATTTGCAACAAGCTTTTCAATGTTAATGCCTCAAGTTATTAAAGTTTGTATTACAAAAAATACTAAAGCACTTTCCCCAATAATGTTCTTTTTAACTTTTTTAAATTCATGTATATGAACAAGTTATGCATTTTTTACAAAAGAAACACCAGACTTACAAGTAGGGTGTGCAAATTTAGCTGTAATGGGTGCATCATTATTTATTTTAATCTTTATTATATGTAATAAAGTTAAAGACAAAATTACTTTAAATAGATTAAAAAAAGATAAAAAAATAAATGAAAATTTAGAAGAAATTTCAGTAACAGAAATACAAAATGAAAATGAGCTTTTAAGTGAAGAAATAATTAATATGCAAAAATAA
- a CDS encoding DUF262 domain-containing HNH endonuclease family protein: MLTTYKVKGIYDNKKIIQACYKYIFEKEWIDYYKINDVENMFIYDNFKRFKVSKENIINLPMNWSGEELIYSKNYSFGEFINHYFLKTGDNSKIAIPIYQRQYNWDQKLAIGLLNDILNLDSGKYHYIGGIVLFISFRDRLNNKLIDGQQRLTTCLIILRQIYNVYLIKDYKIPDILYNLFNLDQYDENAISKTFKRIDTNSDFRTFNNIIKGEQIQETTTSVFTNSIAVFNMIRNFDENNLNSFFKKIYEQLILSVTIDHISNEYTLFENLNTKSLQLSTMDLIKNFLFMHINHQIVDKHEQQLQFTFEEEIISKFKNFKNPTSKMDSFINVFLRLKEKKYEADSAFESFKETLISDFINNRNLKSFEESRKLFIDLGKYIYMYISVSDSNSFNKLEYLTYRFKDILTMLEGREIYYPLLMKILINFDYENNKTNKEITKQIRKVFFEIEKYEVRLQVSNYKGQSLSQYIDLNILKELGNGIITPDFIRKLFIGEHEDELNNRISLERFKNSLMEYDISNKIATLIGYRIENYLSNNKNLFGDDYNYIDTKYEKRTLEHIIPQKPNEEWYQDIIVWSDHELTLEEAKRWKTKFLNKLGNLMCIEGKSNSKIQNKTFNNKIYEYSKEGKILNSYQFKGYKDEFLELTGLRSFNNFYEDNIKKRTKQLTKICCDIWKDN; the protein is encoded by the coding sequence TTGCTAACAACATATAAAGTAAAAGGAATTTATGATAATAAAAAAATAATTCAAGCCTGTTATAAGTATATTTTTGAAAAAGAGTGAATTGATTATTACAAAATCAATGATGTAGAAAATATGTTTATTTATGATAATTTTAAAAGGTTTAAAGTTAGTAAAGAAAATATTATAAATTTACCTATGAATTGAAGTGGTGAAGAGTTAATTTATTCAAAGAATTATTCTTTTGGAGAGTTTATAAATCATTATTTTTTAAAAACTGGTGATAATTCAAAAATTGCAATTCCTATTTATCAAAGGCAATATAATTGAGATCAGAAACTTGCAATAGGCCTTTTAAATGATATTTTAAATTTAGATTCTGGAAAATATCATTATATTGGAGGTATTGTATTATTTATTTCATTTAGAGATAGATTAAACAATAAATTAATTGATGGACAACAAAGATTAACAACTTGTTTAATAATTTTAAGACAAATATATAATGTATATTTGATAAAGGATTATAAAATACCCGATATTTTATATAATTTATTTAATCTTGATCAATATGATGAAAATGCAATATCAAAGACCTTTAAAAGAATAGATACTAACAGTGATTTTAGAACATTTAACAACATTATAAAAGGTGAACAAATTCAAGAAACCACAACTTCAGTATTTACAAATTCAATTGCAGTTTTTAATATGATTAGAAATTTTGATGAAAACAATTTAAATAGTTTTTTTAAAAAAATTTATGAACAATTAATTCTCTCTGTTACTATAGACCATATTTCAAACGAATATACTTTATTTGAAAATTTGAATACTAAATCTTTACAACTTTCTACTATGGATTTAATAAAAAATTTTTTGTTTATGCATATAAATCATCAAATAGTTGATAAACACGAACAACAGTTACAATTTACTTTTGAAGAAGAAATTATTTCAAAATTTAAAAATTTTAAAAATCCTACATCAAAAATGGATAGTTTTATAAATGTATTTTTAAGATTGAAAGAAAAAAAATATGAAGCTGATTCAGCTTTTGAAAGTTTTAAAGAAACCTTAATTTCTGATTTTATTAATAATAGAAATTTAAAATCTTTTGAAGAATCTAGAAAACTATTTATAGATTTAGGTAAATACATATATATGTATATTTCTGTTTCAGATTCTAATTCATTTAATAAATTAGAATATTTAACATATAGATTTAAAGATATTTTAACCATGTTAGAAGGTAGAGAAATTTATTATCCTCTATTAATGAAAATTTTAATAAACTTTGATTATGAAAACAATAAAACAAATAAAGAAATTACAAAACAAATAAGAAAAGTTTTTTTTGAAATAGAAAAATATGAAGTACGACTTCAAGTTTCCAATTATAAAGGTCAATCCCTTTCTCAATATATTGATCTTAATATCTTAAAAGAGCTAGGAAATGGAATTATAACTCCTGATTTTATAAGAAAATTATTTATAGGAGAACATGAAGATGAATTAAATAATAGAATTTCTTTAGAAAGATTTAAAAATAGTTTAATGGAATATGATATATCAAATAAAATAGCAACTCTTATAGGATATAGAATAGAGAATTATTTATCTAATAATAAGAACTTATTTGGAGATGATTATAATTATATTGATACAAAATATGAAAAAAGAACGCTTGAACATATAATTCCTCAAAAACCTAATGAAGAGTGATATCAAGATATAATTGTATGAAGTGATCATGAATTAACATTAGAAGAAGCAAAGAGATGAAAAACTAAGTTTTTAAATAAATTAGGTAATTTAATGTGTATTGAAGGTAAATCAAACTCTAAAATTCAAAATAAAACTTTTAATAATAAAATTTATGAATATTCAAAAGAAGGAAAAATTCTTAATTCATATCAGTTTAAAGGTTATAAAGATGAATTTTTAGAATTAACAGGTTTAAGAAGTTTTAATAATTTTTATGAAGATAATATCAAAAAAAGAACTAAACAATTAACAAAAATTTGTTGTGATATTTGAAAAGATAATTAA
- the dcm gene encoding DNA (cytosine-5-)-methyltransferase has product MSKLRVFETFAGIGAQHKALEILKENVEGFDYKIAGTSEWDIWANLSYNAIHHNNKNIAEKLGDDEINNFIAKYTLSNDGKKPAYEKFILRQPRKVRELLYSSLINCNNQGSILEITGKTLINNIGEFDLLTYSFPCQDLSVAGSFHGFNQGMAKGSNTRSGLLWEIERILKELKKLNKLPKYLLLENVKNMISNKHKDDYIEWLEFLAFLGYETKTYILDASKYGIPQKRKRVFAISILKNEEILLDIENFINDSDDIEDVSKEFKINKQLKKILKINYSIQKYKNEAKICSPNNTPSRRKMYKENPKIFQIIKGEHRYLSFVRTITIKQDRHPNAGIVVLKETEIIKELEKTGKSNYRFLTPRETFLLMGFTEDDFEKVTVFNKRKEILYRQAGNSIAVNVLVALFNNMMKEGKK; this is encoded by the coding sequence ATGAGTAAATTAAGAGTATTTGAAACATTTGCTGGTATTGGAGCACAACATAAAGCATTAGAAATACTTAAAGAAAATGTAGAGGGTTTTGACTATAAAATAGCTGGAACAAGTGAATGAGATATTTGAGCAAATTTAAGTTATAATGCTATACATCATAATAATAAAAATATAGCAGAAAAGCTAGGCGATGATGAAATTAATAACTTTATTGCAAAATATACTCTTTCAAATGATGGAAAAAAACCAGCTTATGAAAAATTTATATTAAGACAACCTAGAAAAGTTAGAGAGTTATTATATAGCTCTTTAATCAATTGCAATAATCAAGGAAGTATTTTAGAAATAACTGGAAAAACACTTATTAATAATATTGGAGAGTTTGATTTATTAACTTATTCTTTTCCTTGTCAAGATTTATCTGTTGCAGGAAGTTTTCATGGTTTTAATCAAGGAATGGCAAAAGGGTCTAATACTAGAAGTGGTTTACTATGAGAAATTGAAAGAATACTTAAAGAATTAAAAAAACTTAATAAATTACCTAAATATTTATTATTGGAAAATGTTAAAAATATGATATCTAATAAACATAAAGATGATTATATTGAATGATTAGAGTTTTTAGCTTTTTTAGGTTATGAAACAAAAACTTATATATTAGATGCTAGTAAATATGGAATACCACAAAAAAGAAAAAGAGTATTTGCAATTAGTATATTAAAAAATGAAGAAATTTTATTAGATATAGAAAATTTCATAAATGATTCAGATGATATTGAAGATGTATCTAAAGAATTTAAAATTAATAAACAACTAAAAAAAATTTTAAAAATAAATTATTCAATACAAAAATATAAAAATGAAGCTAAAATTTGTTCGCCAAATAATACACCGAGTAGAAGAAAAATGTATAAAGAAAATCCTAAAATATTTCAAATTATAAAAGGAGAGCATAGATATCTTAGTTTTGTAAGAACTATTACAATAAAACAAGATAGACACCCTAATGCAGGTATTGTTGTTCTCAAGGAGACAGAAATAATAAAAGAATTAGAAAAAACGGGTAAATCCAATTATAGATTTTTAACTCCTAGAGAGACTTTTTTATTAATGGGATTTACAGAAGATGATTTTGAAAAGGTTACAGTCTTTAATAAAAGAAAAGAAATACTTTATAGGCAAGCAGGAAATTCAATTGCAGTAAATGTATTGGTAGCTCTTTTTAATAATATGATGAAAGAAGGAAAAAAATAA
- a CDS encoding DEAD/DEAH box helicase — protein MSQYLNEKGERSEFLVSEKITKEKRQKILRDFKSGKINFLCVRDILNEGVDVPEIDTVMFLRPTASILIYLQQLGRGLIKVTDKRLQIYDFVNNVDIKVNKKYNPLMAFNVLTSDLKISEFEKNIDHINNFLPGDCNFILSKFIKEDFLKKLKEYEKHNLYVAIIDEYRTGIFEDYESFFKDKEVSIYEFYNLEKTYFKENQIANNPTRIRQFIFFNNENLIKEILKIIENKKISNNKLVNKVFLASFYYSPTKKDNFYYDLNFAFKSIFNPENEILLKEITFLLKFKLNNEKLLKKILNNEIESFKGLHLNHNQFQALCSITIKDNQFKGKGVGGIISNKEDKIFAIDASTNTISTKFGHGNIYDYEKQILYWDTPDDWKFDLNKITEVQKNMMNLKEYKTYIFFSDEKLRSEKGDKAKIFIEKIEKIIDRKEVKNGSEKKIHKKPKFIFKIN, from the coding sequence TTATCACAATACTTAAATGAAAAGGGAGAAAGAAGCGAATTTTTAGTTTCTGAAAAAATTACAAAAGAAAAAAGACAAAAAATATTAAGAGACTTTAAAAGTGGAAAAATAAATTTTCTTTGTGTAAGAGATATTTTAAATGAAGGTGTGGATGTTCCTGAAATAGATACTGTAATGTTTTTAAGACCAACTGCTTCTATTTTAATTTATTTGCAACAGCTTGGTAGAGGATTGATAAAAGTTACTGATAAAAGATTACAAATATATGATTTTGTAAATAATGTTGATATTAAAGTAAATAAAAAATATAATCCTTTAATGGCTTTTAATGTTCTTACAAGTGACTTAAAAATAAGTGAATTTGAAAAAAATATAGATCATATTAATAACTTTTTACCAGGAGATTGTAATTTTATACTTTCAAAATTTATTAAAGAAGATTTCTTGAAAAAACTTAAAGAGTATGAAAAACATAATTTATATGTAGCAATTATTGATGAATATAGAACTGGAATATTTGAAGATTATGAATCATTTTTTAAAGATAAAGAAGTTAGTATCTATGAATTTTATAATCTTGAAAAAACATATTTTAAAGAAAATCAAATAGCTAATAATCCAACACGAATTCGTCAATTTATTTTCTTTAATAATGAAAATTTAATTAAAGAAATTTTAAAAATAATAGAGAATAAAAAAATTTCAAATAATAAACTTGTAAACAAAGTATTTTTAGCTTCTTTTTATTATTCACCAACAAAAAAAGATAATTTTTACTATGATTTAAATTTTGCTTTTAAATCTATTTTTAATCCTGAAAATGAGATTCTTTTAAAAGAAATTACTTTCTTATTAAAATTTAAATTAAATAATGAGAAATTATTAAAAAAAATTTTAAATAATGAAATTGAAAGTTTTAAAGGTTTGCATTTAAATCATAATCAATTTCAAGCATTATGTTCTATTACAATAAAAGATAATCAATTTAAAGGTAAAGGTGTAGGGGGAATTATTAGTAATAAAGAAGATAAAATTTTTGCAATTGATGCTTCAACCAATACAATTTCAACAAAGTTTGGACATGGTAATATTTATGATTATGAAAAGCAAATTTTATATTGAGATACTCCAGACGATTGAAAATTTGATTTAAATAAAATTACAGAAGTGCAAAAAAATATGATGAATTTAAAAGAATATAAAACTTATATTTTCTTTTCAGATGAAAAACTTAGAAGTGAAAAGGGAGATAAGGCAAAAATTTTTATTGAAAAAATTGAAAAAATAATAGATAGAAAAGAAGTTAAAAATGGATCTGAGAAAAAAATTCATAAAAAACCAAAATTTATTTTTAAAATTAATTAG